The Congregibacter litoralis KT71 genome contains a region encoding:
- a CDS encoding endonuclease/exonuclease/phosphatase family protein, producing the protein MRRLPCKLLPAIFLILGVLLMPAGAHSEARVLRVATFNVSMEGGNYVGKGVTPSGHELPAALSNSEHPQIKNIAEIIQRIRPDVLLLNEFDYHADPERGVKPFIERYLQQSQTDVEAIDYPYYYQGPVNTGVDSGMDLDRDGEASGTGNDAFGYGLYPGQYGMLLLSRYPIDFEAIRSFQLFKWKDMPDNLMTDMRTETNELWYPEAVQKVLRLSSKSHWDVPVRINGNVLHVLASHPTPPVFDGPEDRNGRRNHDEIRFWVDYIEGGEQADYIYDDRDQPGGLKDERFVILGDLNASMEEGDARREGITALLGHDKVRRGLLPTSDGGRANNADSRFSPTHTASWGIRADYVIPSKKGWRVIDAGVFWPAPGDPLRRLVKNRRASSDHRLVWMDLELVD; encoded by the coding sequence ATGCGCCGCCTCCCATGTAAGCTGCTCCCCGCCATCTTCCTTATTCTCGGGGTGCTGCTGATGCCCGCCGGTGCCCATAGCGAGGCTCGGGTCCTTCGCGTAGCCACCTTTAACGTCAGCATGGAAGGGGGCAACTATGTCGGCAAAGGCGTTACTCCCAGCGGCCACGAACTGCCCGCCGCCCTGAGCAACAGCGAGCACCCGCAGATCAAAAACATCGCGGAGATCATTCAGCGGATACGACCCGACGTTCTTTTACTCAACGAGTTCGATTATCACGCTGATCCCGAGCGGGGGGTAAAACCTTTTATCGAACGCTACCTGCAGCAATCGCAGACGGATGTGGAGGCCATCGACTATCCCTACTACTACCAGGGGCCCGTCAACACGGGCGTGGACTCGGGCATGGATCTGGACCGGGACGGCGAAGCCTCGGGAACGGGCAATGATGCCTTTGGTTACGGACTCTACCCCGGCCAGTACGGCATGCTCCTCCTCAGTCGCTACCCCATCGACTTCGAGGCAATCCGCAGTTTCCAGCTGTTCAAGTGGAAGGACATGCCCGACAACCTCATGACGGACATGCGCACCGAGACCAATGAGCTCTGGTACCCCGAGGCCGTACAGAAAGTGCTGCGCCTGTCGTCCAAGTCCCATTGGGATGTTCCTGTCCGCATCAACGGTAACGTGCTGCATGTGCTGGCCAGCCACCCCACGCCACCGGTATTTGACGGCCCGGAAGACCGCAACGGCCGTCGCAATCATGATGAGATCCGCTTTTGGGTGGACTATATAGAAGGCGGTGAGCAGGCAGACTACATCTACGACGACCGGGATCAGCCCGGCGGCTTAAAGGATGAGCGCTTCGTCATTCTGGGTGATCTCAACGCATCCATGGAGGAAGGCGACGCCCGTCGCGAGGGCATTACGGCGCTGTTAGGGCACGACAAGGTTCGCCGTGGACTCCTGCCCACGAGCGATGGAGGACGTGCCAATAACGCCGACAGCAGATTCAGCCCGACGCACACCGCAAGCTGGGGCATACGCGCGGACTATGTGATTCCAAGCAAGAAGGGCTGGCGAGTCATTGATGCGGGTGTGTTCTGGCCCGCGCCGGGCGACCCTCTGCGGCGGCTGGTCAAAAACCGCCGGGCATCGTCCGATCACCGCCTGGTGTGGATGGATCTGGAGCTTGTTGATTAA
- the pomA gene encoding flagellar motor protein PomA, whose amino-acid sequence MDLATLLGMVGAIGIVLAAILTGGSALVFINVPSILIVLGGTVMVVMIKFSMGQFFGAFKVALTAFINKSSDPEELIEKIVELANIARKEGMLALENQEIDNDFLDEGVKMLIDGNSREVVSTVLSKDMQQTIERHSWGAKVFSATADVAPAMGMIGTLIGLVQMLSNMSDPKSIGPAMAVALLTTLYGAMLANMVAMPIADKLTLRKADELRVRSMCIDGVLAIQEGQNPRIIESMLKAYLEPDKRGGDDG is encoded by the coding sequence ATGGATCTGGCAACACTACTGGGAATGGTTGGGGCAATCGGCATTGTCCTGGCTGCCATCCTCACCGGGGGATCGGCGCTGGTATTCATCAATGTCCCCTCCATTCTCATCGTGCTGGGCGGCACGGTGATGGTGGTGATGATCAAGTTCTCCATGGGCCAGTTTTTTGGCGCGTTCAAAGTCGCGCTCACGGCCTTTATCAACAAGAGTTCCGACCCCGAAGAGCTTATCGAGAAAATCGTTGAGCTTGCGAACATCGCCCGCAAGGAAGGCATGCTGGCCCTGGAAAACCAGGAAATCGACAACGACTTTCTCGACGAAGGCGTCAAAATGCTCATCGACGGTAACAGTCGTGAGGTGGTTAGCACCGTTCTGAGCAAAGATATGCAGCAAACCATTGAGCGCCATAGCTGGGGCGCCAAGGTGTTCAGCGCCACGGCAGATGTAGCACCGGCCATGGGTATGATCGGTACCCTGATCGGTCTGGTGCAGATGCTCTCGAATATGTCGGACCCCAAATCCATCGGACCGGCAATGGCCGTCGCACTGCTCACCACCCTCTACGGCGCCATGCTCGCCAACATGGTTGCCATGCCCATTGCAGACAAGCTGACTCTGCGAAAAGCCGACGAGCTCCGGGTTCGCTCCATGTGCATTGACGGCGTCCTTGCCATTCAGGAAGGGCAGAATCCGCGGATCATTGAATCCATGTTGAAAGCCTATCTCGAACCCGATAAACGCGGCGGCGATGATGGCTAG
- a CDS encoding AI-2E family transporter: protein MSFDTDAARKFLSSDFMDFCIRLGLVFVGVVACVEVFAPFMPIMLWGMILAISLYPVFGALRGRTGWGAGSTASFIVILGILLLGVPTVLLGSSFATHIFDVIGDFDAQAVTVRLPDPSVKEWPIIGEHVYEAWSQAHEDLPAYLESLQPQLGNFSKAALRSAASTAGTLLFFFGALIIAGIMMAYGESGNAAMARIFSRMVGEQRGPGLHSITTLTVRSVATGVVGVAFIQALLLGVGFMMAGIPAAGLLALVVLVIGILQLPALLVSLPAIAYVWGMGDGSTVVNILLTVYFVVAGFADNVLKPMLLGRGVSVPMPVVLIGALGGMMGAGIVGLFVGAVVLSVGYELFMSWVDEAPVSAVAESDVVENDAAATVSDGPAQ, encoded by the coding sequence ATGAGTTTCGATACCGACGCCGCACGAAAATTTCTTTCCAGCGACTTTATGGATTTTTGCATCCGACTGGGACTTGTCTTTGTTGGAGTCGTCGCCTGCGTCGAAGTCTTTGCACCGTTCATGCCGATTATGCTGTGGGGCATGATTCTGGCCATCTCCCTCTATCCCGTGTTCGGGGCGCTCCGCGGACGTACGGGATGGGGAGCCGGGAGTACCGCCTCTTTTATCGTGATCCTGGGGATACTGCTTCTGGGTGTGCCCACGGTGCTTCTGGGCAGCTCATTTGCAACGCATATTTTTGACGTCATTGGAGACTTTGACGCTCAGGCCGTGACCGTGCGCTTGCCCGATCCCTCCGTCAAAGAGTGGCCCATCATAGGAGAGCATGTATATGAGGCCTGGTCTCAGGCCCACGAGGATTTGCCGGCCTATCTCGAAAGCTTGCAGCCCCAGCTGGGCAATTTCAGTAAGGCGGCGCTTCGCTCTGCGGCCAGCACGGCGGGAACGCTGCTGTTCTTTTTCGGCGCGCTGATTATTGCCGGTATTATGATGGCCTATGGTGAATCCGGTAACGCCGCTATGGCGCGCATCTTTTCCCGCATGGTGGGCGAGCAGCGTGGCCCGGGGCTGCATAGCATTACGACCCTGACGGTGCGTTCCGTGGCCACGGGAGTGGTGGGTGTGGCGTTTATTCAGGCTCTCCTGCTGGGCGTCGGCTTCATGATGGCGGGTATACCCGCGGCAGGCCTCCTGGCTCTGGTGGTGCTCGTCATTGGTATTCTGCAGCTGCCCGCGCTGCTGGTGTCCTTACCGGCCATTGCCTATGTCTGGGGTATGGGAGATGGCTCTACGGTGGTCAATATTCTCCTCACCGTATACTTCGTTGTGGCGGGCTTTGCCGATAACGTCCTCAAGCCCATGCTTCTGGGTCGTGGTGTGAGTGTTCCCATGCCCGTGGTGCTCATTGGCGCCCTCGGCGGGATGATGGGTGCCGGTATCGTCGGGCTCTTTGTCGGCGCCGTGGTTCTCAGTGTCGGCTACGAGCTGTTCATGAGTTGGGTCGATGAAGCCCCGGTCAGTGCTGTGGCAGAGAGCGACGTGGTAGAGAACGACGCGGCCGCGACCGTTAGCGACGGCCCGGCACAGTAG
- a CDS encoding NADH:flavin oxidoreductase/NADH oxidase family protein, protein MTKLSEHLTLPCGATVPNRLVKAAMTEGLANVGGEPTPALEQLYRIWSEGGSGVLLTGNVVVDAYHLERPGNVVVDREPDEAMKAALASWARAATSAGNHAWVQISHAGRQTLKTVNPHPKAPSAVKLGLPGGQFGEPVALTVEEIADLVQRFAVAAKAMQEAGFTGVQIHGAHGYLISQFLSPRSNQRDDAYGGELAHRARFLLEIIDAVRAAVGPGFPVAVKLNSADFQKGGFAFEDSLQVAKWLEEHSVDVIEISGGTYEQPKLLGKEGIEPTEKQHVAETTLRREAYFVDFALAMQKQVSIPLMVTGGFRSRAAMEQALDEGGAALIGLGRPLCVQTDGPARLLAGAETLPRYEDDLALLPPWLDFLKGLSLVKTLSTFATTYWFYAQLDSLGRNGKVMENLSVLKAAMQVSKQQSSFLKARRSQT, encoded by the coding sequence GTGACAAAATTATCTGAGCACCTCACGCTTCCCTGCGGTGCGACGGTCCCGAACCGTCTGGTAAAAGCAGCGATGACCGAAGGATTGGCCAACGTTGGCGGCGAACCCACTCCGGCGCTTGAGCAGCTGTACCGTATCTGGTCCGAGGGCGGCTCCGGCGTTTTGCTCACCGGTAATGTGGTGGTTGATGCTTATCACCTGGAACGACCGGGTAATGTCGTCGTAGACCGTGAACCCGATGAGGCCATGAAGGCGGCCCTTGCGAGCTGGGCCCGGGCGGCTACGTCCGCCGGGAATCATGCCTGGGTGCAGATCAGTCACGCAGGGCGCCAGACATTGAAGACGGTAAATCCTCATCCCAAGGCGCCGTCGGCGGTGAAACTGGGTCTCCCCGGCGGCCAGTTTGGTGAGCCCGTGGCGTTGACCGTGGAAGAGATCGCCGACCTCGTGCAGCGCTTTGCCGTAGCAGCAAAGGCGATGCAGGAAGCCGGATTCACCGGGGTGCAGATTCATGGTGCCCACGGCTATCTGATCTCCCAGTTTTTGAGTCCGCGAAGTAATCAGCGGGATGACGCCTACGGCGGCGAGCTGGCTCATCGAGCCCGCTTTCTCCTTGAAATCATAGACGCGGTACGCGCGGCGGTGGGACCCGGTTTCCCCGTTGCGGTGAAACTCAACAGCGCGGATTTTCAGAAAGGTGGTTTTGCCTTTGAAGACAGTCTGCAGGTGGCGAAATGGTTGGAGGAGCACAGCGTCGATGTGATTGAAATTTCCGGCGGCACCTACGAGCAGCCCAAGCTCCTGGGCAAGGAGGGCATTGAGCCCACGGAGAAGCAGCACGTGGCGGAAACCACGCTGCGCCGTGAGGCTTATTTCGTCGACTTTGCCCTGGCGATGCAGAAGCAGGTATCCATCCCCCTGATGGTTACCGGTGGTTTTCGGTCTCGCGCCGCCATGGAGCAGGCCCTGGATGAGGGTGGCGCCGCTCTCATTGGCCTGGGGCGCCCACTGTGCGTGCAAACCGACGGTCCTGCGCGCCTGTTGGCGGGCGCCGAGACTCTGCCCCGCTATGAGGATGATCTGGCTTTGCTTCCGCCCTGGCTTGATTTTTTGAAAGGGCTGAGTCTGGTAAAGACCCTGAGTACCTTCGCGACGACTTATTGGTTCTATGCGCAGCTGGATTCCCTGGGGCGCAATGGCAAGGTCATGGAGAATCTATCGGTGCTGAAGGCGGCTATGCAGGTCAGTAAGCAACAGTCATCGTTTTTGAAAGCCAGGCGCAGCCAGACGTAA
- a CDS encoding GGDEF domain-containing protein codes for MDKVKALEQLAMRLSHMADGVDEEVDALLVSIRKLLKSGGDAGKIESLSGQLARTMLANTGVNADKVKTIEGGYDLSGLRKLIKSMPVRGDEQERMGELVKQVASGTTSMARQKALVDLLAASAEALQEVATRDKSDSGVLGWLGKKSGSDASEDRYVALFVQLLQRLVEHIDVLNGNAVRSHAIKDALEQAVHPEQAQKLLAQVTDEIETIDARIRAERNQTTDFLGDLRQRLDGFEEVLNLLSDDGENSLQRSEDLQSGVGKDTRDLGEAVKSDDIHEIRSVIATGLDNLTKRVAEHVIAEREQHESSKARVAELNDRLAHLEDEADILRSEIRNKNDLALKDALTGVYNRAGYDERTKELYARWQRSGAALSIVFVDCNKFKEINDTYGHTAGDLVLVKVSDVLQGRARASDIVCRYGGDEFVILLPDTHVQGAEVFARSACDEVLNAGFNDNGKPLDVSISCGVTELITGDTLESAIGRADEAMYQAKKMDGMKVCVVK; via the coding sequence ATGGATAAGGTCAAGGCTCTGGAACAGTTGGCAATGCGCCTCTCCCACATGGCTGACGGTGTGGATGAGGAAGTCGATGCATTACTCGTAAGCATTCGCAAGCTGCTAAAGAGTGGCGGCGATGCGGGCAAGATTGAAAGCCTCTCCGGGCAGCTTGCTCGCACCATGCTGGCGAATACCGGCGTCAACGCCGATAAGGTCAAAACTATTGAAGGCGGCTATGACCTCTCTGGCCTTCGCAAGTTAATCAAGTCTATGCCCGTGCGCGGTGATGAGCAGGAGCGCATGGGCGAGCTGGTGAAGCAGGTTGCCTCGGGCACCACGTCCATGGCCCGACAGAAAGCACTGGTGGATTTGCTGGCCGCTTCGGCGGAGGCGCTTCAGGAGGTGGCGACGCGGGATAAGTCCGACAGCGGAGTGCTGGGCTGGCTCGGCAAAAAATCCGGTTCCGACGCCAGTGAAGATCGCTACGTCGCACTTTTTGTGCAGTTATTGCAGCGTCTGGTGGAGCACATCGATGTTCTCAACGGTAACGCCGTGCGTAGCCACGCTATCAAGGACGCCCTGGAACAGGCGGTGCACCCCGAGCAGGCGCAAAAACTCCTTGCCCAGGTAACCGACGAAATCGAAACCATTGACGCCCGCATCCGCGCCGAGAGGAATCAGACGACGGATTTTCTCGGCGATCTCCGCCAGCGCCTTGACGGTTTTGAAGAGGTTCTCAACTTACTGTCCGACGATGGAGAGAACTCCCTCCAGCGTTCGGAAGATTTGCAAAGCGGCGTCGGTAAGGACACTCGAGACCTCGGCGAGGCGGTAAAGTCTGATGATATTCACGAAATACGCAGCGTTATCGCGACGGGCCTCGACAACCTGACAAAGCGCGTTGCAGAGCATGTGATCGCCGAGCGCGAGCAGCACGAAAGCTCCAAAGCCCGCGTTGCGGAGTTAAACGATCGCCTCGCACACCTTGAAGATGAAGCCGACATTCTGCGCAGTGAGATCAGAAACAAAAACGATCTTGCACTGAAGGATGCCTTGACCGGTGTCTACAACCGCGCCGGCTACGATGAAAGGACCAAGGAGCTCTATGCGCGCTGGCAGCGTTCGGGGGCAGCTTTGTCCATCGTGTTTGTGGACTGCAATAAGTTCAAGGAGATCAACGATACCTACGGTCACACGGCGGGGGACCTGGTGCTTGTCAAAGTATCTGATGTGCTTCAAGGGCGCGCGCGGGCCAGTGACATCGTCTGTCGCTATGGGGGTGATGAGTTCGTGATCCTCCTGCCCGATACCCACGTCCAGGGAGCCGAGGTGTTTGCACGCAGTGCCTGTGATGAAGTGCTCAATGCGGGATTCAATGACAATGGCAAGCCATTGGACGTTTCCATCTCCTGTGGCGTCACGGAGCTCATTACTGGTGACACTCTCGAAAGCGCCATTGGCCGTGCCGATGAGGCGATGTACCAGGCCAAGAAAATGGATGGCATGAAGGTCTGCGTCGTTAAGTAA
- a CDS encoding Dps family protein has product MSSIDIGINEADRLSIADGLKVLLADSYTLYLQTHNFHWNVTGPQFRELHLMFEEHYNELALAVDEIAERIRTLDVVAPGTYKAFAELSNIKEVDGVPPASEMIRILTQGHEQIVKTCREVLVKAQSADDESSAALVSDRMRVHEKTAWMLRALAA; this is encoded by the coding sequence ATGAGCAGCATTGATATTGGCATTAACGAAGCGGATCGATTGAGTATTGCGGACGGCCTGAAGGTTCTCCTCGCAGATTCCTATACGCTATATCTTCAAACCCACAATTTTCACTGGAATGTGACCGGCCCCCAGTTCCGCGAACTACATCTCATGTTCGAGGAGCATTACAACGAGCTGGCGCTGGCGGTAGATGAGATTGCCGAACGCATTCGCACCCTTGACGTTGTAGCGCCGGGAACCTACAAGGCCTTTGCAGAGCTATCCAACATCAAGGAAGTCGATGGCGTGCCCCCCGCTTCGGAGATGATCCGCATCCTGACCCAGGGTCATGAGCAGATTGTTAAGACCTGTCGCGAAGTACTGGTCAAGGCTCAGAGTGCTGACGACGAGTCATCGGCGGCACTTGTGTCTGACCGCATGCGTGTGCACGAAAAGACCGCCTGGATGCTTCGCGCCTTGGCGGCCTGA
- a CDS encoding EscU/YscU/HrcU family type III secretion system export apparatus switch protein: MSDNDKRSQSSAKGPATQSAALSYSGEGAPLLVAKGENAIADRIVELASQNDVPIVQDGQLTELLCQIPLGEEVPPELYLAVAEVLAYVYRLNEQLDRHV, from the coding sequence ATGAGTGACAATGACAAGCGCTCGCAATCCTCGGCTAAGGGGCCGGCCACGCAATCGGCAGCGCTTTCCTACAGCGGCGAGGGTGCACCGCTTCTTGTGGCCAAGGGTGAGAACGCCATTGCAGATCGCATAGTGGAGCTCGCATCCCAGAACGACGTGCCCATCGTGCAGGACGGGCAGCTCACGGAACTCCTTTGTCAGATACCCCTGGGAGAGGAAGTGCCCCCCGAGCTTTACCTTGCCGTCGCAGAAGTCCTGGCTTACGTGTATCGCCTGAACGAGCAACTGGACCGCCACGTTTAA
- a CDS encoding flagellar hook-length control protein FliK, with protein sequence MVLEELQLALTTARVDQRNFGLWINNWQIGQTLNALVTNQLPSGELVLRVGGQQITATADIPIQQGARLQLEVSQLQPVPTLRVLNPTVNPAAANVGGTLQLLPGNASGIASPPLGNVLQSLQASILASPLPPLVADSVGQLLKQVNRPALLSQPAGVAQAVRDSGVFFESGLRAALDRGASSSAPGPAAPSGDLKAGLFRALARVDAALARIEAMALPAADAEALLDMKRELESGLGRITLHQLNSQPADASAARHWQLEIPVQVAGAVHNLRMEIDRDGGREAAEGEAGEKGDEEQWRVKLELAPGAMGALEIAMRLQGDELTLNIAAANSAVRQLIDGGMPSLVDALKSRGITVSTSPTAALVPRQRVAEEPMAGPAVDLRA encoded by the coding sequence GTGGTTTTGGAAGAACTGCAACTGGCACTCACCACCGCCCGTGTTGATCAGCGCAATTTTGGCTTGTGGATCAATAACTGGCAGATCGGTCAAACGCTCAACGCGCTGGTGACAAACCAGTTGCCCTCGGGGGAGTTGGTCCTGCGTGTGGGTGGGCAGCAGATTACCGCTACCGCCGATATTCCCATTCAGCAGGGGGCGAGATTGCAGCTGGAGGTGAGTCAGCTTCAGCCCGTGCCCACGTTGCGGGTGCTTAATCCCACGGTCAATCCCGCAGCGGCCAATGTGGGAGGCACATTACAGTTGTTACCGGGCAATGCCTCGGGGATCGCCAGCCCGCCCCTGGGTAATGTGCTGCAATCCCTGCAGGCGAGTATCCTCGCCAGTCCCCTGCCGCCCCTGGTGGCGGATTCCGTGGGCCAACTCCTGAAGCAGGTGAACCGTCCGGCTCTTTTGTCGCAACCCGCGGGAGTGGCACAGGCTGTGCGTGATTCCGGCGTGTTTTTTGAGAGCGGGCTCCGTGCCGCCCTGGATCGGGGAGCATCCTCCTCAGCGCCTGGCCCCGCAGCACCTTCCGGCGACCTGAAGGCCGGTTTGTTTCGTGCCCTTGCCCGGGTGGATGCTGCGCTGGCCCGTATCGAGGCCATGGCTCTGCCCGCAGCGGATGCCGAGGCGCTTCTGGACATGAAGCGCGAGCTGGAGTCGGGGTTGGGCCGTATCACCCTGCATCAACTGAATTCGCAACCTGCCGATGCCTCCGCCGCCCGCCATTGGCAATTGGAAATCCCTGTGCAGGTAGCGGGTGCCGTCCACAATCTGCGCATGGAAATTGACCGGGATGGAGGGCGCGAGGCGGCCGAAGGTGAGGCGGGTGAAAAAGGCGATGAAGAACAGTGGCGGGTAAAGCTTGAGTTGGCCCCCGGGGCTATGGGCGCCCTGGAGATTGCCATGCGACTTCAGGGAGATGAGTTGACGCTGAACATTGCCGCTGCAAACAGTGCCGTGCGACAGCTCATCGATGGGGGAATGCCATCCCTTGTCGATGCGCTGAAGAGTCGAGGAATCACGGTCAGTACAAGTCCGACGGCTGCGCTGGTACCCAGGCAGCGTGTTGCAGAGGAACCCATGGCGGGGCCCGCGGTGGATCTTCGCGCATGA
- a CDS encoding GGDEF domain-containing protein, with amino-acid sequence MSDQEDWKQRYLTESRDWESADKLLRRVATRLAIAAEGYSPDLDAVLQRIQTHIRSGASRDLEADLGDLSRQIKGLDSGRSAPKPAEAIETKAEETSSPPVHSDAREVLLTLIDEFAVTQPGSGAFETLRETLERDKGSNWHRVLERVIAEIRGLIQRISSDKQELQQLMQEVGEELGGISQVLGEEHSGLKEGREQALALHDAMDAGVEQIQSRIAEESDITRLKADVSQSLESIRKGISEFIERDAERFSLAETRNEELRSRIEKMEAETEQLQEKLNRNREKLMRDTLTGVHSRLAYDEMMAQEMSRFRRYKETFCLVMLDIDFFKRVNDTFGHAAGDKALQSVASIVGDRIRETDYLFRVGGEEFVLLLPRTEVSAASPLVEVIRVAVGESGFHYENQPVTITLSAGLTAVRDDDTPETLFARADDAMYRAKKAGRNRLVTLE; translated from the coding sequence ATGTCGGATCAGGAAGACTGGAAACAGCGGTATCTCACGGAGTCCCGGGACTGGGAGTCTGCAGACAAACTCCTGCGGAGGGTGGCTACACGTCTCGCCATCGCCGCCGAGGGCTATTCCCCGGATCTTGACGCGGTGCTTCAGCGCATTCAGACCCATATTCGAAGCGGTGCTTCCCGAGATCTCGAGGCGGATCTGGGTGACCTGAGTCGTCAGATCAAGGGCCTGGATTCGGGCCGGTCCGCGCCGAAGCCTGCGGAAGCGATCGAGACCAAAGCCGAGGAGACCTCTTCGCCCCCTGTGCATTCTGATGCGCGGGAAGTGCTTCTCACTCTCATTGATGAATTTGCCGTCACACAGCCGGGCAGCGGTGCCTTCGAGACACTTCGTGAGACTTTGGAGCGCGACAAGGGCTCCAATTGGCACCGGGTGCTCGAACGGGTGATTGCGGAGATTCGAGGGCTTATTCAACGAATCAGCAGTGACAAGCAGGAACTCCAGCAATTGATGCAGGAGGTCGGTGAGGAGCTCGGGGGTATTTCCCAGGTACTGGGAGAAGAGCATAGCGGTCTAAAAGAGGGGCGGGAGCAGGCCCTGGCACTTCACGACGCCATGGATGCGGGTGTAGAGCAGATTCAATCGCGCATTGCAGAAGAGTCGGATATCACCCGCTTAAAGGCAGATGTCAGCCAGTCGCTTGAAAGCATCCGTAAGGGCATTTCCGAGTTTATAGAAAGGGACGCGGAGCGCTTCTCCCTTGCGGAGACGCGTAACGAAGAACTCCGCTCTCGCATCGAAAAAATGGAAGCGGAAACCGAGCAGCTCCAGGAAAAACTCAACCGGAATCGCGAGAAGCTCATGCGCGATACCCTCACGGGAGTACACAGCCGACTCGCCTACGACGAGATGATGGCCCAGGAGATGAGCCGCTTTCGACGCTATAAAGAGACCTTCTGTCTGGTGATGCTCGACATCGATTTTTTTAAGCGGGTTAACGATACTTTTGGGCACGCTGCCGGTGATAAGGCCCTGCAATCCGTAGCAAGTATTGTCGGTGACCGCATTCGTGAGACGGATTATCTGTTCCGAGTGGGTGGAGAAGAGTTTGTGCTCCTCCTGCCAAGAACCGAAGTGTCGGCGGCGTCCCCCCTGGTCGAAGTTATTCGCGTAGCCGTGGGTGAAAGCGGGTTTCACTACGAGAATCAGCCGGTGACGATAACCCTGAGTGCGGGTCTTACGGCGGTGCGCGATGACGATACGCCGGAAACCCTGTTCGCCCGCGCCGATGACGCGATGTACCGGGCAAAGAAAGCTGGTCGGAACCGACTGGTTACCCTGGAGTAA